In the Flavobacterium sp. 90 genome, AGTCTGCGGATCAATTCCCGTGTATTGATAGCCAAGTTCAATATTTAATGGTTCTCCAATACGATATTTTTGGTTATAAGAAGAAGCTTCAAGTCCCGGAAAACTCAGCAGCTTGTTTTTGGATAGAGTAAGATTCAGACTTGTTGTCCAATTAAATTTTAGAGTGTTGAAATTAATAGTGCGAAGAGTAAACTCCCAGCCCGTATTTTGAACTGTTGCATTTAGGTTAGCTTGTAGCGATTGAAAGCCTGTCGTACCTGCTAAGGGCACGCCTACAAGTTGATTAGATGAACGATTTTGATACCAGGCAGCAGTTAAGAATAGTTTATCCTTCAGGAATCCTATTTCCAGAGCTGCTTCGAGTTTTTTGTTAACCTCCCACCCAAAATCCGGGTTGTAGAGTCTTGAGGGCTGAAGTCCTACATTTGAATCGTATTGAAGTCCTGATGAGGTATAAGTGTTCAAAAATTGGTAATCTCCAATTTGATCATTTCCCGTTGTTCCATAACTCACACGTACTTTTCCAAAACTAAGCAGAGCGTTTTCTTTGATGAAATTTTCTTTTGAAAATATCCAAGCTGCACCAACTGCGCCATAATTAGCAAACTGATTTCCGGGACCAAATCGGCTTGATCCATCACGTCTTCCTGTTAAGTTTAATATGTAACGATCCTGCCAATTGTAATTTATCCTTCCAAAGAATGCCTGATATTTGTATTGGGTGTTATCACTGTAAAGAACTCTTGTTACAGCTGCTGAGGCGAGATTATAAATCAGATTATTTGAGGTGAAACCGGTACCAAATTGATATAGACGGTCAGTGGTCTGGTTTTGGAATGTCCCTCCGGCAAGCATTCCAATTTTACCTATGGATAATTCTTTCTCCCAATTGATTTGAGGTTCTATTATCCAAGACTGACGATCAGTATTATTAAAATAAACACTGGAATAAGCACTTGTAAGGTTATAGGCAGGATTATAGGTCGTTGAAGGAGATGTGCGTGTTTCTTTATGTCTTAAATCAGTGAAGCCAAAATTGCCTTTTAAAATCAAATTTGGAATGATCTCATAAGACAGCACAGCGTTGGAGACAAGATCATTGCTTTTTGATCCGGAATGTGCATAAAGAAGACGCAGCGGATTTTGCCATGTATTGTTTTCCCAATTGAGTTCTCCTTTTTCATTATAGACAGCGGGAGCATTAGGGGCAAGGTATCTGGAACTTGCCGTCAGATCAAAAGCGGGCTGATCATTATCCTGAATAGTATAGCCTGAAGAGAAAGTGAATTTAAATTTATTATCCTGTGAACGATGATTCAAATTGAACTGCAGGCCTCCTTTCTTGTATATAAAATCTCCAGGAAATACAGTTGATTCTGTATGATATGAACTGCTAAGCATAAACTGGGTTGTATCTGATCCTCCAGAGAGAACTGCTTGTATATTATTAATTTGAGCTGTTCCGCCAAGAAATTCATCCTGCCAGTCTGTATATCGGTTTTGATCCCAAGTTCCATTAATGTCATAGGCATAAGATGGGTATAAGCTTAGTCCATCATTTTTAAAAGCCTGACGGCGCATAGCAAGATATTCTTGGGTATTCATTAGTTTCATCAGCCTAGTAACAGTCCCAACACCTGTAGTACTTTTTACGGTTAAAGCTGTCTTTCCACCTTTCCCTTTTTTGGTGGTTATGAGTACTACACCGTTAGCACCTCTGGATCCATAAATAGCTGTTGCATCAGCATCTTTTAAGATTTCAATGCTTTCTACAGTATCAGGATTAATACTGTTCAGAGGACTGGTCACAGTAGGAAATGTTGTTGAAGTTTGATTGTATCCTATCGGATCTGAAGCATAAGGGACACCATCAATTATGTATAATGGAGCATTTGCGTCAGAGCGAAGACTGTTCTGCCCTCTAATTTTAATATCAAATCCTCCACCGGGGACTCCTGAATTCTGAATAATACTGACGCCGGCCATACGTCCCTGCATGGCGGCTAATACATTGGTTACAGGCTGAGTCTCTATATCCTTGGAAGTAATTCTGGCAATACTTCCCGTACGTTCACTTTCTTTGACGGAATAATATCCTGCATTTACCCGAACTTCCTGAAGTGTGGTAGTGTCAAATTCAAGAGATATATCAACTTTTGTACGTCCTTTTATAGGGACAAGTGCTGTTTTAAATCCGATAAAGGAAACTACTAAAGTATCATAAGGAGATGCAGAGAGGCTGTATTGACCATTATAGTCAGAAATTACAGTTGAATTTATTCTGCTTTTAATACTAATGGTAACACCAGGCAAAGGACTGCTGCCATCAGTAACAGTACCCTGAATTTGATGTTGTTGGAAAATAAGGGAGTCATTCGGAAGATAATATTTGGAATGAGCAGATGAAAAAGACAATAATATACCAGTAAAAAACAGGCAATAAAGAGCTTTCCCTCCTTTGTAGAATGAAAAAATATTCATAATATTGGATTGGTTAGTTTAACGATAGTTTGATTAACTATGGTCCTCTGCACTAGTTTGGTCGCTGCAGCAGAGGGCCATTTTTTATGCATTAAGTAAACGGCTTAATAATCATAAGAAGAGTTTTTTTACTACACAGGCAGAAACGGATTAAAGGTTTGATTGTTTGAAATACGAAACTTAAAAAAAGAAGCGGCACAGCTAAGAATGGTAAGAGAGTTTTTTAGTGTAAAAAAGGCATGGAACTCAGCTTACTGCACTAAGAGGTACTGGTATACCGTTGCAACAATAAGTGAGCCCACGCCTATATAAGACGTGAGCATCTTACTTATCATCTCGTTGCAAAAATTACCAGT is a window encoding:
- a CDS encoding SusC/RagA family TonB-linked outer membrane protein; this translates as MNIFSFYKGGKALYCLFFTGILLSFSSAHSKYYLPNDSLIFQQHQIQGTVTDGSSPLPGVTISIKSRINSTVISDYNGQYSLSASPYDTLVVSFIGFKTALVPIKGRTKVDISLEFDTTTLQEVRVNAGYYSVKESERTGSIARITSKDIETQPVTNVLAAMQGRMAGVSIIQNSGVPGGGFDIKIRGQNSLRSDANAPLYIIDGVPYASDPIGYNQTSTTFPTVTSPLNSINPDTVESIEILKDADATAIYGSRGANGVVLITTKKGKGGKTALTVKSTTGVGTVTRLMKLMNTQEYLAMRRQAFKNDGLSLYPSYAYDINGTWDQNRYTDWQDEFLGGTAQINNIQAVLSGGSDTTQFMLSSSYHTESTVFPGDFIYKKGGLQFNLNHRSQDNKFKFTFSSGYTIQDNDQPAFDLTASSRYLAPNAPAVYNEKGELNWENNTWQNPLRLLYAHSGSKSNDLVSNAVLSYEIIPNLILKGNFGFTDLRHKETRTSPSTTYNPAYNLTSAYSSVYFNNTDRQSWIIEPQINWEKELSIGKIGMLAGGTFQNQTTDRLYQFGTGFTSNNLIYNLASAAVTRVLYSDNTQYKYQAFFGRINYNWQDRYILNLTGRRDGSSRFGPGNQFANYGAVGAAWIFSKENFIKENALLSFGKVRVSYGTTGNDQIGDYQFLNTYTSSGLQYDSNVGLQPSRLYNPDFGWEVNKKLEAALEIGFLKDKLFLTAAWYQNRSSNQLVGVPLAGTTGFQSLQANLNATVQNTGWEFTLRTINFNTLKFNWTTSLNLTLSKNKLLSFPGLEASSYNQKYRIGEPLNIELGYQYTGIDPQTGIYLFSDKNKDGTISFPEDKQTIMDLNPQYFGGLQNQLSYKGWKLDFLFQFVKQKNRTYYTDFAGQMANQPARLVGSWTQPGDNALGQIYTTGYNGAALTADYLFSQSTGSITDASFIRLKNIALSYDLPLNLKTTKCQLLLQGQNLLTFTKYQDGDPEFINAGYLPPLKIITAGIQLTF